The Hordeum vulgare subsp. vulgare chromosome 4H, MorexV3_pseudomolecules_assembly, whole genome shotgun sequence genomic interval TAACGAGACATTATTTGTATGCCACTTGGTTTTATTGGCTCCTTTAATATGCTTGTACAGTCATGGCGATTCATGACGTATCCCTTTATTTCTGCAACATATGCTTCAAAGGAATTAGCTCCTCGttcacatctaacttgttttcctGCAGCAACTGATCCAAAGGATGCAGACATCATCTGGGCAGGCATGCAAATTGATTCTGAATTAAAGAGTTCACTAGGTCTCACAGACCAACAGTACATGAATCAGTTTCCTTTTGAGGCTTGTCTGGTCATGAAGCACCACCTAGCGGATACCATCCACAGGGTGAGCTACTGAGCTGTTTGGTGTATGCCTTCTTTTTGAAGAAACATTCGGCATAACTTTACTGCTTTGAATTTAGTACCTTTAACGTTAGTGACATCTGAAAACTAAGATGAACTCCTACAGGCATGGGGCTCACCTGAGTGGCTTCAACCTACATATAACCTAGAGACCCATTTGTCTCAACTAATTGGTGAATACTCTGTGAGGAAACGGGATGGTATGGATAACTTATGGATCATGAAGCCTTGGAATATGGCAAGGACAATTGATACCACTGTCAGTGGTGATCTATCTGCAATCATCAGACTTATGGAGACGGGTCCCAAGATATGCCAAAAGTATATTGAGTGCCCTGCGCTTTTCCAAGGAAGAAAGTTTGATCTCCGGTACATTGTTTTGGTCCGCAGTATATGCCCTTTGGATATACTTCTTTGTGATGTTTTTTGGGTATGCCTGAAAGTTTAATGATACTTAGTGAATATCTGTGGCCATTACTTGATGATGATATCCACTTATGCAGTGGCTGTTGCGCATCTATCTTTTCTTATTGTAGGTCAGGTTAGCAAACAATCAGTACACTTTGGAGAAAACTAGCCTTTTTGAGTACGAGACCCATTTTACTGTGATGGTAAGAACAAATTTCACTAAAATTATACATGTCATTTTATGATACCACATCATGAATGTCAGTTGTGCAGAAGCTTGTTGATGTTGTATTGTATCTCCTGTTATAATAAATGTGATTATATCTTCTAGTCTGTAGCTGTATGCTTATATAGTGACCAGCTGTCAACTTTTTCTTGGTAATAAATGTTTAAGAGTGTAATCTAGCTCCCTAATTTCTCTTTTCATCCAGAATTATAATGGAAGGATGAACCATATGAATACTCCAGAGTTCGTCAAGGAGTTTGAGAAGGAGCATCAAGGTTTACAACAGCTTGCATTCCTCCTCTTTGAATAGCGGTGTCTTATGTTTCTAATTTATTGTCAAATTTTCAGTTAAATGGCTGGAGATTCATGAAAGCATACGTGATATGATAAGGCGTGTCTTTGAGTCAACCTCAGCTGTCCATCCTGAGATGCAGAACTCATTCTGCAGGGCCATTTATGGcgttgatgttatgcttgataataGATTCAAGCCAAAGATTTTGGAGGTATGCCTTGACTACTTTGTATAACTGCagctcacacacacatacattgCTAACAAAACCTATCTGAGCCCTGTGCATATCAGTTATGGTGATACAGTGCATGGTTATAGCTTAGTGCTTGTTCCATTCGAGCTAGAAAAACACTTAGGAGCATATCACCTATGTTGCAGGGATACTTGGATACGTATCGGATACGCGATACATACGTATCGGATACGCGATACGGGGATTCACCCGATACATCAATTTTCTAAAAACATGGATACGGGGATACGTTTATATGTAGATATTACATATATTAAttataaaaaatatgaaaaaaataaGGAATCTTCTAGGTCAAAAGCATGACTCAATAGGATTACCCCCTTTCTTTTCTTACACTTGGTCCACTTCCATTAGTTGGCAGTGGGATTTCCCTAGGTTTCCTATTCCAATCAGTGCATCGACTCTCTCTTGCTCACCTTTCGTTTGAACTAGAACATTGACAGACATGTTTCGACATGAACTCACATTCATGTTGGGAATCTTCAAAAGATGCGCCTTTGCTATTGAGGGGATTTCACATCAAACGAGGGGTTTCAGGTATCCAAAACGTATCGCAGAAGTATCCTAGGAGTATCAaacattattttctttttttcttttaaatcagaaaatcaagGGATACTTACGGGATACGTATTGGGGCAGTATCCCTTTCTGAGGTATTCGCGCAACGTAGCATATCACTATGTCAATCGAGATATTCTTGATGTAGCATTTCCTTGGTCGATTTGGCAGGATAGTAGTATTACGGAAACTGGTAAAGTGTACGAGTGAAGCAACACCATATGACAATGCTGTAATTTTTAGCTGAATACAGTTTCTTGCAGACGGGGATGCCCAACTTCATGTTATGGGAATATATTTGGATTGTGATGCTTACCGTTTCCACATGTTCTAACAAAATGACTACTTAATTTTATGGGAATACATTTGAACTGTGATGCCTAGTTCTGTTTCTTCATGTTCCAGcgactcaccacttgaccatgaaATGCAGGTGACATATTGTCCGGACTGCACGAGGGCGTGCCAATATGACACACAAGCTCTCGTTGGAAGCCAGGGCCCCATCAAAGGCAGTGATTTTTTCAACACGGTGTTTGGCTGCCTCTTTCTCGACGACTTGACGAATGTGTCACCACTGTAATAGTCTTGTCGAAAAGCTGTTGTAACACCAATGTTCTTGTACCTTGAGATGGATTAGGGATGTTGTACGTTCATGCATCAAGGATCTGACATCCATGAAAGGATAGGGCACCCGTGAACTCTGAAATGATATTGTGAGTGAAGCTTAAGATGGAATTTGCTTGTGTTGCTTGATAAATATTGCTGCTTCCGATTCTAATGTTGCATGCTTATAAGTTTGAACTATCCAATGGTACGTGGCCAAGTAGTAATAAACTGCACAATGCCATGCCATTGCAAAACTGCCGCTACATCAGTGAATTTCCTGTTCTACAGGTTTCAGGTGGATTCCAACAGACGTTCAAGAGTGACTTGAAAAGAAAACCCTCCATCACCAAAAGTATATGTGTCTCATTCTCAAGACAATGGTAACGTAACGTAGCCAATGCAGCCACTCGCACCCACAGTAACTTCAAAGCATCATCTGCCAACTCCTCAAAGCCCAAAGAGCATACAATCATATGCACATGAGCCGTGACTGCTGAATGTACTGATCGCTGATCATACGTTCGAGGCGTAGCCATGGGCGCCACAAGCAACCATGCCGCTCCCATCTCTCGAGCCATCCTTTCGCTCGTGACGATCATCTTCTCCGCCGTCTGCGACTCTGACCCGGACCTCCTCGTCGACTACTGCGTCGCCGACACGAGGGCCGCCGCCGGCGCGCTCGACTTCCACTTCAACGGCCTGCCGTGCATCGACCCGGCGACGGCGCGCGCGGGCCACTTCGCGACGTCGGCGCTCTCGGCGCCCACGGACCCGTCGGCCACGCTCTTCGGGTTCAACGCGACGGTGACCAGCCCGGCGGCGTCCCTCCCAGGCGCGAACGCGCAGGGGCTGGCCATGGCGCGCGTGGACCTCGCGCCCGGCGGCATGGCGCCGCTGCACTCCCACCCGCGCGCGTCGGAGGTGGCGCTGGTGCTCTCCGGCGGCGTGCTGGTGGGGTTCGCCGACACGTCGTACCGGCTGTACACGCAGCGGCTGCGCGCCGGCGAGGCGTTCGTGTTCCCGAGGGGCATGGTGCACTTCATTCGCAACGAGGACACGTCGTCGCCGGCCGTCGTGCTGTCCGGGCTCAACAGCCAGAGCCCCGGCGCGCAGCTCCTGCCCTTCTCGGCGTTCCGGACGGAGCCGCGGCTGCCCGACGAGGTCGTCAAGAAGACCTTCAGGATCACCGGGCAGGACGTGCAGAGGATACAAAGGAGCCTCGGTGGCTCGTAGCCTCGTAGGGGAGATGTATGCCCTCTGCTCGCCTCGATTTAGTATTACCACATAATATAATTATCCATGTGTTACCACAGGTGGCTAAATATTCTGTACGGAATTTCATGATTTAtgtattattttattattataaTGTGATTACATATTAAAAGTAGATACTCCGCGAAAAAAAAGTCATATCGAATGTAGATGTAACATTAGAATGTGTGCCGTGTCGTTGAAGGTTTTTATCTCGGTAGCTCTGCACCCTTTATTAACGGTGTGACTAATTAGGTTCTATTTGGAATGATAATAGAATATGATAATCTGAATCATGaaaatagattatataatctggtttataaaaataatctaggtgagtATGTTTGAAgatcagattatataaactgtaattcaggttttacattgcataatgatttGTCTATCCTTTGTTTTTTTTATAGAAAAAAGAGGGTGACGGTGGCAATTATCTTTAACTTTATAAAGGTAATGAATCATTAgtaattcataatctgattttagctagggtagagtagattgtgagtttttaataatctgttcatctagttttataatctacaccataatatgtcctgtttgaagacagaatagattataaaaactagattatataatcaagtggttccaaacaaggccttagAGGGTTGCAATATCTTATTCTCACCATTCCTAATATTTCGTTTGCTGTCAACAAGGTGTGCCAATATCTAGCGAAACCTACTCATATGCATTGGGAGGTGGTCAAGCCCATATTAAGGTACATCAAGGATACTATGGCTACTAGACTCTATTCGTTGGTCAACATCAGCGAACACATCAAGGATACAAAGCATATTGGGACAGATTTTCAGTTCATAACAAAAAAAGGTGGCGCAAGGAGTTTTGGATGTTCGCTTTGCGTCCTCCGGCGATCAAGTGACAGATGCTTTCACTACACCTGCTactaaggtcatgttgttggagaaATTACTACATAATCTCGACCTTGTGGCCTGTTCAGATTAAGGGGGGATGTTAATGTTTATCTCAACATGTAATCAATGTAGTTGACTACAATTTTTTTAAGGGTGCTACGCCGGTCGAGACCATTTTCATTATAAATAAGAAATATGCAAGACAACGGTACAACGGATAGCAGCTAACCACATCCGAGAGGGAAGAAAGAACAACAGAAAGAAGAACAGACAACGGGCTACGAACAAAGAACAAAGAACAAAGTAAAGAGAGCCAGAACTGGGCTGtgacaaacaaccaacaccaagaaCTTAGCACCATCGCCACCAGCTGTCCGAGAAGAGCGGGGACTAGCTTTGTTGGATCAGTCAAAGGAGATCCACTGCCAAGAAGACGTAGAGAAGAAGACGTCTGCTGCCGTGCGCTCACTATGCACCTTGAAGAGTTAGGAAGTCGCGGCCACCGTCGAAGGGCATCACACTGCCTAGGAACATCGCGACAGAGAGAGCCACAGACCGTACCGAAGGGCAATGATCCTCTGAGACAATCCTGCACCTCCTGTGGGCCACACCATGACCGCCATCGCAAATAGAGAGAACCAAAGCACTATGCGAGGCAACCAAACCTAAAACGCCATCGAAGAGCAATGACCATTGAGACCTCACCGTTGCCACGAGCCCCCAAAAGGAGAGGTCAACCATCAACACAGGATGACCAAGGCATTGGTCACCACCATAGAGCACCTCCACCGCCGCCGTTGTACAAACCAACAACCCGAACCAACGCTCCAACCCAGACATCAGCAGACCAACTGCGGATCCATGGCTCCTAGAACAATGTCCCAAAGGAGGAAAATGACATCGACGATGGCATCATCGCCCGACCCAGAAAAGAATACAAGGCTTTTGCATGGAGCATAGGAAAATAGCGGGCAACGGAAGCTACCCCACGATGCCTTCATGAAGAGAAACGACGCGCGAGGACGTCGCCATCATAGCTGCCGACGATGTCGGCAAGAGGCTTTCGCCTGAAGCATCCAAGCCCGGCCATCTCCGCCAACGCTAGCCACCAAGTCCGGCAGCGCTAGACCTTCCCCATCCTGCCGATCCACGTGAGCATCCCTGCTAGTTCCATCAAGAGACTTCCGCTATCGCAACCACTCACCTTGGGCACCTGCACAGACAGAGCCGGTCGGTCTCGGCCGCCACCAGCACCCAATCCCTCACTGCCGGCCACAACACTCCACCACACACCTACCCCGCCGACCCTACATCCGCAACCATGGTGCCCGCCGGGCCGTGCGAGCCACCGCAACGGTGGGATATAGATCTGTGCGTAGAAAAGCCCCCAGATCGGGCATGGCAGCTCACAGGGACACCGCGTCGCCCGAGCCCCCACGCTGCACTGACCACCAGCTCTGCCTTGCACCATCAGCCCCTAGTCTCGGCCACGGGGACCGCCGACGAAGGGAGCAAGCTGCCGCCCCAAGGGAGCAAGATCTGAGGTTGGAGCTCCCCGGGACGGAGCAACGTTGGATCTCCTGTTGATCAAGCCGTTCGCGGCTCCACGCTGCCTGCGCCACTGCACTGCACACCCATTGCCCGTGCACGCCCACATCCGCGCGCGAGTCCCCGTTGCCAGCCGAGCGCCCCACGCCACCATGCCTGGATGAGAGGAGGGCGAGACGTCCCCACCGCTGCCAGCGCTGTGCGGGCTTTGCCCTCGacggcggcgggaggaggaggagtggaggTGGGATAGGtgtcggcggcggctagggtttctccCGAGCCGCCCGTGTGAGCGACACGGGAGTCAggtccgttgttgttgttgttgttgttgttgttattgttgttgtcaaggTCTTATGACTACAAATTAGCTAGGATTATTTCCTATTAGTTTGATCCTTTGGATCCCATGTATTCTTGGCAGCCAAGATTGCCTCCATATTAATACAGAGCAAGTCCATCAGATTTCCTACGACAAAACATATTGTTTCTGAAACGTGCATATGTTGAAAAGGTGTGGTATTAATTTGACAGTAGGCAGCTATAGTACAGTATGCTCAGTGGAGTATGATCTCCATTTTCTAGCTAAATTTTCACCCAGAGTCTAGTTAGAGAGGGGCAGGAACTATTACTACTCTAGATCAGATACTAAATACAATACGATGAACCAAAAAGCAAATTAGCTGGCTAACATACTTAGGGACAGTTGGGCTTTGAGCTAAGTACTGATGGTCACAAAAGAAAATTCACCCACTCCGGACCACGGTGCCTCAGTTGTGTTTCTTTGGGTGAGGCTTGGGTGGTTCTCCACGACGAGCAAGTACGGCCACCTTATCAGACTCAACACCATGGCTCCCCTGGTTGCCAAAGCTTGGTTCAAAGGAACCCTTCGATGACTCCTCCACTCCCACATTTTCAACTTTCTTGGTCTTCCCAGCTTCATCGAGCTTCATGGTATTCCCTTGCTGTAATCCTTTCTTTACAGACGTGGAATCACCGGTTGGCATGGACGGGTCCTTCACTGCAACAAGCAATGTATGAGCAGCTGGTGGAATCAACAATACTACTTGTGACTGAATACATGCTACAAACTTGAGATGGACAATGCaaataagaagagaaaaattGGACTCACCATGGCGAGCATGAGCGAGCGGATGGCCAAGGGCGAGCAAGGAGATAACCAGGGCAAGTGTAAGAAGAACTGAGGCAGTAGTCATGGTGAACTCCAATTAACCGGTACGTACACCTTGTCGACGCCGGTAAATCTTGGTCGGCTGGTGAAGGGGGTGATGGCAAGGAGAGTGAAGAGAGGAGGAAGGCTGAGGCTTGCTGGGCTCTTAACTTCTTATAAAAGAATGGCCAGTGAGCTTGTTAGTTTAAGCACTGCTAGTAGTCAGATACAGATCGAGATGACTAGCTGGGTGCTGGGCGGTCAAAGCTCAGATTTCTTACAAACTTGATATATACAAGTATAGAACATCTGCATCCATCCGTACCCGGTGTAGTTTAACAAACCCTACGAGGGTAAGCTTTCTCTCCTTTTTACTACTACTATACAGCTACTCAGAGGGCCACGCAGCATGCACGCGCTGATGCATAGCGTGTGGCTTCTGACGATAGGGGTGTGCCAACCACTGGCTGCCTTTCGGGATccgagctccctgttaaattgcaGAGAAAGAGCTCCCTGTTGGAGTTGGACTCCCGACAGATCGGCGCCACAGGCCAGAAGGTATGACTGTGCGTGCCACGGCGCCAGTTTTTAAAAACCCAGTTTCACATCGCTTTGATCCATCTCCCGGTCCCGGGTCACGCATAAGACCAAGATCCTATGTTCCAAGGCAACTTGTGACACCCGAATGAGTTTTAAAGGGCAAGCGTTCAGGAATCCAACCAACCTTCAAAGAAAAAAGAGTTTTAAAAACCATGCATTTCAGGAATCTGACAGAAGCCGGTTCCCGAATCCCGACGAAGGAAGGACGAAGGGTAAATCTGTAACCACCGCAGGCGCAAAGGTGACGGCCGGTGAATCATTTTTAGTACAGTAGAGTGAATTCCATTTTCTTTACCCCCCAGAATTCACATTTATAACAGATATTACCCCCAGAGTAGCAAAAACTAGAAGGACCGGACATGCTTTGCTGCGCTGTTACATTAAAAAAACCTAATCATTCTGTTTCAAAATACAATGTGTATTATTTTTGTGAAATGTCAAATcttttaaatttgattaaatttgtaaataaatataTTAAAATCCATAATATTAAATTGGTGGGATTAGATTCATCATTAAATGAGTTatcatatttttatttaatattgTAGATGTCGATATTTTTACTCTCAACTTGATGAAAGTTGAAGAATTTAATGTCACTTCAGGGATTTACTACCTTCTTGATGACGGATAGAGGAGGTATTTAGTGACGGTAATTATCTCCCTCCTTCCCTGATCTTAGACAGGGGAATGATCGAGAaccctaaggccttgtttggtaccagtgtattttagggaatttatggggattatcccggtcaaacccctcaatccccacatatcccataataccatttggttctagtgtatttgacatgtttcatccccacatttTCCCTCAAATCCCTaaattatagtgcatttttctcaatacccaatacactacccctacctagtgtattggggataaatggggatttgaagggattgggtgaaggttggggtttcacccaatcccttgagggattatccccaccaatctccTCAAAAACACTAGTATCAAACAAGGCCTAAAGCTTTATGCCGAGTTCATGGGAAAACCCTTAATCACTGGTACCGAAAATGACACCTGCGGATGCACGATGGTGGCGTGCGTAATACGTGTCTGCTGCATGTTTGCATATATTTTTATTTGGCTTCACCCACACATTACACATATATGGAGGATTAGAGATGCAGACCTAGAACTATGCTTGCACATAAGTTGTGCTGGTCATACTATTGGTAATGACTTCAAAAGCTCTGAGACCGCCTTTACTACTCAAGCACCCCTACATTTAGTTTAGTCCTTTTATTTAGCATTTCTACCTTTTGTTCGTGGTTTAGTAAACCCCTCCCCCCTTTACTATTTTTCCTAGCAACCGGTTAGAGTAAATTATTTCCAAACTCTGGTTTGTGTGCGAGCGTATTTGTGTCCGTGATAGCGCAACTGCACGGTAGGtagttgatggggttatagtcctacggtagggtcataggcctgccctgtaagtcctacccaaggactacccctcataagggacaaggcccttagtcagttccgactgaattaaggagtccccatcgtccagtcggtaacaggtcctcgactatccagtcggagactagcattcagagAGCATCCAACTAACTgactggatgccactcggaacatcgtaacccccctggagggaaacggtcgtacgtttcccggtgcatttattagcatttaggacgtacgttacctatagcgtacgcattcaatcgccactactccacccctgtaccggaaccgttgtggagggcagcgcactctatataagccaccctcccccgctggtgcaggggttagcaaatcattgtattccatattccactcgacaacaagctcccagagcactgagacgtagggttattacctccaccgtagaggggcctgaactcatacaacctcgccgtagctgggactctgcccatccttttcgtaccctacacatctactgtcaggcttatacccacgacagttggcgcccaccgtggggcaggcgtctaagcgactttcggtgagtttgcgactacttcccttcgtcatgtcgtccggtggagattcgagcatgggtcaccagatcttcttcggcgctctctccttcatcgtcgacgattcggcgtggcttcgggatgctcctctcgatgtcgaggcgcttccccgtcgtggggctacacacttccgtgccggcgcccgcggcattcttcttctccagcagtcggctccggtgtcgacctacactgccgtcacgcgccgcagcaagcggtcccgccgtccgcgacttcagcgttgggtgcaacacgccgaggcgcgccagaacgcgtcttcacaagtggcgattctagagtctgttgtggttgccccgctgtcccagcactcgggctcggttctgactgagtttccttccgagtacgcgggtcgcgggcctgcagcagaagtacacatggccaactcccatgaagatccccgtcaagctggccggaacgaacacgagatcggcgaaacgtccggcgcgcgtcgtccgccccgccgttctgccagtcgacacactcggcggagcaacgtggagttgttccgcacacccctcctcaatttggctgcagctgccaagatagccgattccctccagccgactgattcagaggctggtaggggaatcgagcagatctgagccctgttgcacatggcgcaacaacagaattcggcagtctcccagtcgcataacaggatccataatagttctgttcatgcgaatacgcatcggtcggttcacagccctggttcccatcaacggcacagaggaggcagccgtttcataaatcatgaagatcgccgccgttcacgcacccctccgcggggtgggccctacggaccccgacatcatgatgatcggcgttcagtcggtgacacttacgacccaaggcccgacgcaagagggcatatcgcccagcggagggtcgacaggggccgagcccaccgcgatggtcacgatattgaccgtccgagtggaagcaggaccatcgtttctggtcccgagtgtttcagtcgagccatccgttcggctgacatccctcccaacttccgattggcaacgggaattagcaagtttacaggggagtccaagccaggaacgtggctggatgattaccgagtagcagtccagatcggaggaggagacgaccatgtcaccatgaagcacctccctctgatgctcgacggctcggcgcgagcgtggctgaaccagttggccccctcaagcatctacagctgggcagatctggcccgagtgttcatgaggaccttcgaagggacgtgcaagcgccctactggcctcgtggagctccagc includes:
- the LOC123449606 gene encoding germin-like protein 3-1 codes for the protein MGATSNHAAPISRAILSLVTIIFSAVCDSDPDLLVDYCVADTRAAAGALDFHFNGLPCIDPATARAGHFATSALSAPTDPSATLFGFNATVTSPAASLPGANAQGLAMARVDLAPGGMAPLHSHPRASEVALVLSGGVLVGFADTSYRLYTQRLRAGEAFVFPRGMVHFIRNEDTSSPAVVLSGLNSQSPGAQLLPFSAFRTEPRLPDEVVKKTFRITGQDVQRIQRSLGGS
- the LOC123447100 gene encoding uncharacterized protein LOC123447100, whose amino-acid sequence is MTTASVLLTLALVISLLALGHPLAHARHVKDPSMPTGDSTSVKKGLQQGNTMKLDEAGKTKKVENVGVEESSKGSFEPSFGNQGSHGVESDKVAVLARRGEPPKPHPKKHN